A single bacterium DNA region contains:
- a CDS encoding PorV/PorQ family protein — translation MAFGIHIRQRKGPWIGRALLFSVLLSLPAAGAAFAQVRSGVGFLKMMPGTRQQSMGGAYTSALDEMHAPYANPGTGGLQRQWYWAASYTKWFADVYNASFVAGHRVHTPWSRFTHLNLGVVYQGVPEFDSSDKIVEAASASDLLVSANVGQPITLLSPNLSAGTTFKYYKSKLGPYNAHSWIYDLGLLYRTPRFNFLGESSLLRYGILSGGVSLTNLGSDIRFLSVGTPLPKAVRAGLSFNAGTHKGLQLQLSADYLKRRDEGENYAFGAEVAWAQRFAIQGGYDTNMDLMNQYTFGFSVRLDDQDTPVKSVLPGQNNALRIDLASIDEKDFFSNTYRGTVSHIPIGPESFTFAAPAMDAWIDTGQVELRWGNSREPDLYDDLHYALLVDQDSSKIARFMRAMESELPVLQESAGSYLVSRFDYTQTALTMPLLRGGDYYWSVIAYDLDWHMRPASHHGRTIAHFHIPVTDVAVESITFDYSPWLTVDDYHGMLKIKVVNKGERLIQQTVLSLTDSLESTALGLAQNAPGTTQVLKRISLNQFKPGEERVFDLEWHTVDLGRHMLIAKVDEEGSIREDDESNNRYAAQFFTIPKGSIAAKDTVTAVNYATRTYDLPIITEICFDSSSAKVKYEYLHTKVIGPILDTLATRLKSDRTLQITLQGFADPNSGENDVALANRRSEAVRDSMLLLGVEASQISIIPGEMLAKRYIPAKAEDARWVFQERRYVRIIADDKAQAVLFQPIPFRDTEHLVLPVNYLAIIRGYTPVSTASLVLSNPTVIDTFSVKDYFQRGDLKGTLEWKISEEKYPDILIWLEKSSDYSIILKDSLGREFKSKPRTVYLRKKTYIQEHTIAFPLKFDSADPLYNFYWANIFRFIRNIITEPTYRFRFFGHACAIGAEWYNLRLSHERSKAFHQGFLDYTFKNYPELYDRVKRQTDRPQGFGETRPASIMRSTGEITLIGDNSTPTGRKLNRRIEINFFSTENVLRKQ, via the coding sequence ATGGCTTTCGGAATCCATATCAGGCAGCGGAAAGGTCCCTGGATCGGTCGTGCGCTTTTGTTCTCCGTCCTGCTTTCTCTCCCGGCCGCAGGAGCCGCTTTTGCACAGGTGCGCTCCGGCGTCGGTTTTCTTAAAATGATGCCCGGCACGCGGCAGCAGTCCATGGGCGGTGCCTATACCAGTGCGCTCGATGAGATGCACGCCCCGTATGCCAATCCCGGAACCGGCGGACTGCAGCGCCAATGGTACTGGGCGGCTTCCTATACGAAATGGTTTGCGGATGTCTACAACGCCTCCTTTGTCGCCGGCCACCGCGTGCATACGCCCTGGAGCCGTTTCACGCACCTGAATTTGGGTGTAGTCTATCAGGGGGTCCCGGAATTCGACAGTTCGGACAAGATCGTTGAGGCCGCATCCGCCAGTGATTTGCTCGTCTCCGCCAATGTCGGCCAGCCGATCACCCTGCTCAGCCCCAATCTCTCCGCAGGCACCACCTTCAAGTACTACAAGTCCAAGCTAGGACCCTACAATGCCCATTCCTGGATCTATGATCTCGGATTGCTCTATCGCACACCGCGGTTCAATTTCCTTGGTGAGTCGAGTCTGTTGCGCTATGGCATTCTCTCGGGTGGCGTTTCGCTGACCAATCTCGGCAGCGATATCCGCTTCCTTTCCGTGGGAACCCCCTTGCCGAAGGCCGTGCGCGCGGGCCTCTCCTTCAATGCCGGAACGCATAAAGGTTTACAGCTCCAGCTTTCCGCCGACTATCTGAAGCGGCGCGATGAGGGCGAAAACTATGCCTTCGGTGCCGAGGTCGCCTGGGCACAACGCTTCGCCATCCAGGGCGGTTACGATACCAATATGGATCTGATGAACCAGTACACCTTCGGCTTTTCGGTGCGGCTCGACGATCAGGACACCCCGGTCAAGTCGGTCCTCCCGGGCCAGAACAACGCCCTGCGCATCGATCTGGCATCAATTGATGAGAAGGACTTTTTCTCCAACACCTACCGCGGTACCGTCAGTCACATTCCCATCGGACCGGAGTCATTCACTTTCGCCGCCCCCGCCATGGATGCCTGGATCGATACCGGTCAGGTCGAGCTCCGCTGGGGTAACAGCCGCGAACCTGATCTCTATGATGACCTGCACTACGCACTGCTTGTGGATCAGGACAGCAGTAAAATCGCCCGTTTTATGCGCGCCATGGAGAGCGAATTACCGGTGCTGCAGGAGAGTGCCGGTTCCTATCTGGTCTCACGTTTCGATTATACACAAACGGCCCTGACCATGCCGCTGCTCCGCGGCGGCGACTATTACTGGTCGGTCATTGCCTACGATCTCGACTGGCATATGCGGCCGGCGAGCCACCATGGCCGCACTATCGCGCACTTTCACATCCCCGTCACCGATGTGGCCGTGGAGTCCATCACCTTCGATTATTCACCCTGGCTTACCGTGGATGATTATCACGGCATGCTTAAAATTAAAGTGGTCAACAAAGGCGAACGCCTGATCCAGCAGACAGTCCTCAGTCTCACGGATTCGCTCGAATCAACTGCGCTCGGGCTCGCCCAGAATGCACCGGGAACAACGCAGGTTCTCAAGCGGATCAGCCTCAACCAGTTTAAGCCGGGCGAGGAGCGCGTCTTCGATCTAGAGTGGCACACGGTCGACCTGGGACGCCATATGCTCATTGCCAAAGTCGATGAGGAAGGCTCCATCCGCGAGGATGACGAGTCCAATAACCGCTATGCCGCGCAGTTTTTCACGATCCCCAAGGGCTCGATAGCGGCCAAGGACACCGTCACGGCCGTCAATTATGCCACCCGCACCTACGACCTGCCGATCATTACCGAGATCTGCTTCGACTCCTCCAGTGCAAAGGTTAAATACGAATACCTGCACACCAAGGTCATCGGCCCCATCCTCGATACCCTGGCGACGCGCCTGAAAAGCGACCGTACGCTCCAGATCACCTTGCAGGGTTTCGCTGATCCCAATTCGGGAGAGAACGATGTCGCCTTGGCCAACAGGCGCAGCGAGGCGGTGCGCGATTCGATGCTGCTTCTCGGGGTCGAGGCCAGCCAGATTTCCATTATCCCCGGCGAAATGCTGGCCAAGCGCTACATTCCCGCCAAGGCCGAGGATGCCCGTTGGGTTTTCCAGGAACGGCGCTATGTCCGGATCATTGCGGATGACAAGGCCCAGGCCGTGCTGTTCCAACCTATCCCCTTCCGTGACACCGAACACCTGGTCCTGCCGGTCAACTATCTGGCCATCATTCGCGGCTACACGCCGGTCTCGACGGCCAGCCTGGTGCTGAGCAATCCGACGGTGATCGATACCTTCAGCGTCAAGGATTATTTCCAGCGCGGCGATCTCAAGGGTACGCTCGAGTGGAAGATCTCAGAGGAAAAATATCCCGACATCCTGATTTGGCTGGAAAAATCGAGCGACTATAGCATCATCCTCAAGGATTCGCTCGGCCGCGAATTCAAATCGAAACCGCGGACGGTTTATCTGCGCAAGAAGACCTATATCCAGGAGCATACCATCGCATTTCCACTCAAGTTCGATAGCGCCGATCCCCTTTACAATTTTTACTGGGCCAATATCTTCCGTTTTATCCGCAATATCATCACCGAGCCGACTTATCGCTTCCGGTTCTTCGGACATGCCTGCGCGATCGGAGCGGAATGGTATAACCTGAGGCTCTCGCATGAGCGTTCCAAGGCGTTTCACCAGGGGTTCCTGGATTATACCTTCAAGAATTATCCCGAACTCTACGATCGCGTCAAGCGGCAGACCGACCGGCCGCAAGGATTCGGGGAGACCCGGCCAGCAAGCATTATGCGCAGCACCGGCGAAATCACCCTGATCGGTGACAATAGCACGCCGACCGGCCGCAAACTGAATCGCCGGATCGAGATCAATTTCTTCAGCACCGAAAACGTGCTGCGAAAGCAGTAG
- a CDS encoding FlgD immunoglobulin-like domain containing protein produces QVCDTRVPPLCDQGTVHIIITAPPVPIPYIEALPAIVTVGEPIQVRVSVNHPVTTWDLWVYLANNEIDSTYGDAYVHKTMLAPGEWFRIEPDYLPVKLVTAAKQEMLKFEIHILDEYGNRARAETEVLVHEANDLSLDRNTYEPDRQEPLQIRFRLSSSRNATLDLYDIAGHHISELTDAVYPAGWTTYYWNGLTKQGIRVGSGVYIVTLRSEEYKDWKKFMIVR; encoded by the coding sequence CAGGTCTGCGATACGCGGGTGCCGCCCCTCTGCGATCAGGGCACCGTCCATATCATCATCACGGCTCCTCCCGTACCCATTCCTTATATCGAAGCCCTTCCGGCTATCGTCACCGTCGGTGAGCCGATTCAGGTGCGCGTCTCGGTCAACCACCCCGTAACAACCTGGGACTTGTGGGTCTATCTCGCCAATAACGAGATCGACAGCACCTACGGCGATGCCTATGTGCACAAGACTATGCTGGCGCCCGGGGAGTGGTTCCGGATAGAACCGGATTATCTCCCCGTCAAATTGGTGACCGCGGCCAAGCAGGAGATGCTTAAGTTCGAGATCCACATCCTGGATGAATATGGCAACCGGGCACGCGCCGAAACCGAAGTGCTGGTGCACGAAGCCAATGATCTGTCGTTGGACCGCAATACCTACGAACCCGATCGGCAAGAGCCCTTACAGATCCGCTTCAGGCTGAGTTCAAGCCGCAATGCGACGCTGGATCTCTATGATATCGCCGGACATCACATCTCCGAGCTGACGGACGCGGTCTATCCGGCAGGATGGACCACCTACTACTGGAACGGTTTAACCAAGCAAGGCATCCGGGTCGGCAGCGGTGTTTACATTGTAACCCTGCGTTCCGAGGAGTACAAGGACTGGAAAAAATTCATGATTGTGAGATAA